One part of the Chiroxiphia lanceolata isolate bChiLan1 chromosome 14, bChiLan1.pri, whole genome shotgun sequence genome encodes these proteins:
- the AGTR2 gene encoding type-2 angiotensin II receptor, with the protein MQNNYSQAVTTRETLQALSTALTNSSAVLLSPPPCPLTSSDYQFSLIPALFSVVFVLGLIGNSVVVGVLCRHTSPKTVANIYIFNLAVADLLCLATLPFWATYYAQGYNWLFGSLMCKISSSVLCLNMFASIFFITCMSVDRYHAIVHPIHSQRRTLQQAYFVASVVWGLACLSSLPTFYFRDTYYIESLGVKACIMAFPYENYAKWSVATAFLKNALGFFIPLTVITTCYIWIRRHLLKAREFRRRKQKRDKVLKLVAAVVVAFLISWLPFHILTFLNALAHMNIINSCDVIGIIDTALPFGICMAFANSCINPLLYCFIGNQFQQKLHRLFKRRVYQFNSHRESSSSRKGSCFRETETAMGREREPESFL; encoded by the coding sequence ATGCAGAACAACTACTCCCAGGCTGTCACCACCAGAGAAACTCTTCAAGCTCTCTCTACAGCACTGACAAACTCATCGGCTGTGTTACtctcaccccctccctgccctcttACCTCTTCAGATTATCAGTTTTCACTGATTCCAGCActcttctctgtggtttttGTTCTGGGATTGATTGGCAACAGTGTGGTGGTTGGGGTGCTTTGTCGTCACACTAGTCCCAAAACAGTTgctaatatttacattttcaacCTGGCCGTGGCAGATCTGCTGTGCCTTGCCACCCTTCCCTTCTGGGCCACCTACTATGCCCAGGGATACAACTGGCTCTTTGGGTCTCTCATGTGCAAGATCTCCAGTTCTGTCCTGTGCTTGAACATGTTTGcgagtatttttttcattacctgCATGAGTGTGGATCGGTACCACGCCATTGTCCATCCTATTCACTCCCAAAGAAGGACTCTACAACAAGCTTATTTTGTAGCATCGGTTGTGTGGGGCCTTGCCTGTTTGTCCTCCCTCCCAACTTTTTATTTCCGAGACACTTACTACATCGAAAGCTTGGGGGTCAAGGCTTGCATTATGGCCTTTCCTTATGAGAATTATGCAAAATGGTCTGTGGCAACAGCCTTCCTGAAAAATGCCCTCGGCTTCTTCATCCCCTTGACAGTGATCACCACCTGCTACATCTGGATCAGGAGGCACTTGCTTAAAGCACGGGAGTTTCggagaagaaagcagaagagggACAAAGTGCTAAAGCtggttgctgctgttgttgtggCCTTCTTAATTTCCTGGCTTCCATTCCACATTTTAACCTTTTTGAATGCCTTGGCTCATATGAACATCATTAACAGCTGCGACGTGATAGGGATCATTGACACGGCACTGCCCTTTGGCATCTGCATGGCATTTGCCAACAGCTGCATCAACCCTTTGCTGTACTGCTTCATTGGGAACCAGTTCCAGCAGAAGCTCCATCGCTTGTTTAAGAGACGAGTTTATCAGTTCAACAGCCATCGAGAAAGCTCCTCTTCGAGGAAGGGCAGCTGCTTCAGAGAAACTGAgactgccatgggcagagaaaGGGAACCTGAGTCTTTCCTATAG